From the Chitinophaga lutea genome, the window ACCTTGCGGCCGTTGATTTTAAATACGGGCCCTTTCGGGTAACTCGGCTTCGGCGCCTCGGCATACACCACCGGGGCGGCCTTCTGCCCCTGCTGCTGCGGCGCGCCGGGCTCATATCCTTCGTTCTGCACAAACACGGGCCCGGTGGGAATGGGCGCCTTGCTCATGGCGAGTGCGTTATACTGTTGGAGGTTGTAGCGTTCAATGATCTGTATCAGCTGCTGCGGGTAGGTTCTGCTGGTGGCATATCCTGCCGTTTTAAGCCCGTAGGCCCAGGCTTTGTAGTCTTCCGGGTTCAGGTCGAAGAGAAATCTGTAACGGGGATTGTTCCGGAGAAACTCCGAATGGTCGCGCCACGACTCCGTAGCGGAGCCGTATTTGCGGAAACACTCCTGCTTCTCGTCATCGTCGTAGTTAACGGATTGCCCGGCCCAGTTGTTTTTGCACTTGATGCCGAAGTGGTTGTTGGAATTAAGCACCAGCCAGCCGTTGCCGGACTGTGTTTCCAGGATGCCCTGCGCCAGTTTGATGGCGGCGGGCACACCGGAACGGCGCATCTCTTCCATTGCAATGTTTTTGTAACTGTCGATGTACTGATCGGTGCTGATGCTTTGGGCGTTTGTTGTAAACACTCCGCATATCACCAGGCAGACCGCCAGGCAGTATGACTTTACTTGCATGAATATGTTGAATTTAATGGGTCTTATTTCTTCCTGATCAGCAAAACCCCGTCCCGAAGGCTCAACAGGAGGGTTTCCGCGCGATCGTCTGCCACTGCCTTTTCCGCAAAACGGACCATGGCCCTGGCGTTGTTGCTTTGTTCCGGTTCCGGCAAAATTACTTCACCGTGATATAAAATATTGTCTGCTAAAATAAATCCCCCAGGCCGCAGCTTCTCCCACACCAGATCGTAATACGCGCCGTAACCGGCTTTGTCTGCGTCTATAAATACCAGGTCGAACACTTCATCGAGCTGCGGGATGATCTGCGCGGCTTTGCCGATGTGCTGCACCACTTTGCCGGTCAGCCCGGCTTCAGCCACATAACGGGCGCACATATCTTCCAGCTCCTCGTTCACGTCGATGGTGTGCAGCACCCCATCCGCCGCCAGTCCCTGCGCGAGGCATATCGCGGAATAGCCGGTGTAAGTACCCAGCTCCAGGATGCGCGACGGCCGCAGCATCTGGCTCACCATCGTGAGAAACCGGCCCTGCACATGGCCACTGAGCATATGCGGCTGGTCCACCTTCAGATAGGTTTCGCGGTGTAAACGGTACAACAAATCCGTTTCCGGCGTAGTGTACTTCTCTGCAAACGCCTGTATCTCCGGTGGTATTACCTCCATGCTCCAGTTTTTTTTTGCAAACCTAAGGAAAATGCGGCAACGGCAGCATAGTTTAATGCGGTGGGAAGACTGATTAACATCATCGTACGGATATAAAAAAATTGAGCCCGACAGAATAATCAGGCTCTTTTACCCCATGTTAACCATTAATAGACACAGCTGTCAACCTGCTTGAAACAGGCCGATGCTATAGGCTGTGACCTACATAAATATATTCAATTTCCACACACTGGATAAATATATCACATATGTATATATCTTAACCGTAATACTAGAAGTTGGGGCGCAGTTTGTTGGTGGTGTAAAATATCCGGAAGTACTCCACCACTTCATCGGCGGTATCGAACACCTTCAGCAGGTTCAGATCTTCGGGGTGGATGTTGCTTTCCTTTTTCATCATCACCTCGTCGATCCAGTCGAGCAGGCCGCTCCAGTATTGCCGGCCCACCAGTACCAGCGGGGTTTCCGTCATCTTTTTGGTCTGGATGAGCGTGGCTACTTCAAAAAACTCGTCCATGGTGCCGAAGCCGCCGGGCATCATCACAAAACCCTGCGAGTATTTGGCGAACATCACCTTACGTACGAAGAAATAGTCGAAGTTGAGGTTTTTGTCGTAGTCGATGAAAGTGTTGGCGAACTGTTCGTGGGGCAGGGTGATGTTGAGGCCCACGCTTTTACCGTTGGCCTTCTGGGCGCCTTTGTTGGCCGCTTCCATGATGCCGGGGCCGCCGCCGGAAATAATGCCGAAACCGTCTTCCGCCAAACGTTTGGCTATCTCGCAGGCCAGGTCGTAATAAGGGTTTCCTTCCCGGGTACGGGCAGAGCCGAATATGGAAATACAGGGACCGATTTTTGCCAGCGCTTCAAATCCATCTACGAATTCCGCCATAATTTTAAAGATCTGCCAGCTGGAATGAGCTTTGGTTTCCGTCCAGTCGCGATTGTTCAGGTTCTTTAAAGAATCGTTCATCTCCTCTTCTGTTTTAGTTTATAACTGCGGGTTGACCGCCTTGCGGGAAATCAACCATAATCCAATATACGTAAACAGGCCGTTTACTATCAATAATTCGTTCCCGAATTTATAACCGTTCATCCATTGTGCCGAATATTGTTTTAAGAAAAAACATAGCACAGGGGCCGCCAGACATACTGCAATGGCCCCGCGGTCGATGATGGCTCGTTTGTTAAATATACCGAAAGCAAACAAACCGAGCATGGGCCCGTAGGTCAGCGCAGCCAGGAACAGCAGTGTGTCGATCATCGCGCTCTGGTTGAAAGCTTTGAACAGCAGGATGGTGAGCAGCAGCGCCACGGCGCAGCCTATATGTATCATGTTTTTGAGCCGTTTGCGGGCGGCCGTCATACCATCCGTGGAATAGCCCAGGATGTCGATGTAGAAAGATGTGGTGAGCGTGGTGAGCACACTGTCCGCACTCGAAAAAGTAGACGCAGTAAGCCCCACCACGAAAAATACCGCCGCCAGGGCGCCGAGATGATGCAATGCCAGCATGGGAAACACCTGGTCTGTGGCCGGCGCGCCGGTTGCATTGAGCGGCGCATGCAGGCCATGAGCCTTCATGTATTCGTAGAATAAAATACCAAGGCTCATCAGCAGCACATGCGCCACCAGCTGCATGATGCTGAAGGAATAAATGTTCTTTTTGGCATCGCCCAGCGAGCGGCAGCTGAGGTTTTTCTGCATCATATTCTGATCGAGCCCCGTCATCGTCACGGCAATCATCATCCCGCCGAAAAAGTCTTTGGGAAAAAAATTCACCGCCCGCCAGTCCCAGAAAAAGGTAACGGACTTTTCGTTATGCACGATGTTGGTCACCAGGTCTGCCGGCCCCCATTGCAGGTCCTGGCAGATCACGACGACCACGATCACGATGGCGAGCACCTGCAATATGGATTGCAGCGCATCCGTCCACACCAGCGTTTTGATCCCGCCCCGGTAAGTGTATAGCAGCATCAATCCGATCATGATAAAAACAGAAACGGCGAAGGGCACCTGGTAGTAGTCAAACACAAACAACTGCAGCACCCCGGCGATCACAAACAGCCGTGCCGCCGAACCGGTGAGGCGCGACAGGATAAAAAACACGGCGCCCGTTTTCTGGCTTGCCGGGCCGAACCGCTGCCGCAGGTAAGAGTAGATCGATGTGAGGTTCCGGTTGTAGTAAAGGGGCAGCAACACCGCCGCGATCACCACATACCCGAGCACGTAGCCCAGCACTGTTTGCAGGTAAGAAAAAGAAGCCGTCTGCACTTTGCCGGGCACGGAAATGAAGGTGACGCCGGACAGTGAGTCGCTGATCATGCCGATGGCCACCACATACCAGATGGAGTTGCGGTTGCCGATGAAATAAGCCTGGGTATCGGCTTTGCGGGAGGTGAAATACGAAACGAGCAGCAGCAGAAAAAAATAGCTGGCGATGAAAAGTAAAAATATCCCGGGCGACATGCTTGGCTTTTAAGGAAACGCTGGTTATAAAAATTAAAAATAGCGATTCCTGCGGTTTTTACACCGGCGGCACGTTAGTATTGATGGGCCGTGAGGCTTTATCGGGCGCATTTAATATGCCCGCTGGCGTTCCCGTATAAGCCGATTGCGTATAATACCGGTCGTAATACCCATCAAAGCTTCGCCACAATGTCCCTTGCCAGCCCGAAAGAAAGCGTCATCCCCGCCCCGCCCATCCCGTTAACGATGGTCACGCCCTTCTCCGGCTGCAGCACCAGTTCCGTGGCGCCGTTGGTGAGTTTGGGATACACGCCATGCCAGCGCTCCTGGATGTCGAGCGTAGGCACTTGCAGGAAATTCGGCAGGTATTGCAGGATCAACTGGTTGATAAGCTCTTTATCGAAAGGATCCACCTCATCGCCATACTCATGGGAATCCCCGATAGACAGCTCCCCTGCCCCGTTCTGCGACACGAGCAGGTGGATGCCGTATTGGACGTATTCCGGCAATGTATCGTGCATGCGGTTCCGTAATGCTTCGAGGCTTTTGCAGTGTGCAAAGGAAGCATAATGGATGAGCGAGAGCCCGGTACTCAGGGCAGGCCCCAGCTCCCAGCCGGCAGGCTGCGGAATGGTGCGCATCATTTGCAGTTTGCATTTGGTGATCGGCGCGGCTGCGAATGAAGCAGGATAAAGCGTTTCAAAATCAGAACCTGAGCAGACGTATACCTGCTCCACTTTCCATTGTTCATTTTTTGTTTCGATGAACGGCATGGCGATGTGGTTCACCGCCGTCTGGAACCGGAACTGTACAGCGTGTCTGGCCTGAAGGAACTCCGCGATAACGGCCGCCGCTTCCCTGGGGTTGACGGACATTTCCATCGGGCTCCATAAAGCCGCCTTTAACCCTTCTTTTTTGAAGGCCCCGCTTTTTCCCGCTGCCGCATCCGGCGTCAACAGGCTGCTGTGAATGCCCGGGGTTTGTACGAACTCTTCCAGCACGTCCACCTCGTCGCGGTGATACGCGAGGTGGAGGGAGCCTGTTTCCTTACAACTGAGGCCGGTTTGTGCCGCCAGCTCTTTCCAGACTTCGCGGCCATACAAGGCGCGCTCGTACACCTGGCCAGCCTGCTGCCCGATTACCCAAACCAGCCCGAAGTTGCGGACCGTGGCGCCCAGCGCCCTGGGCGACCGTTCGAATACAACAACGCTTTTGCCCTGTAAAGCCAGGTGGTAAGCCATGGCGAGGCCCAGGATGCCCGCGCCCACTACGGCGACGTCTGCTTGTTTTTGTGGAAGCATATCAGAAAAGAAGGTTTATCTCTTCCTACAAATATAGCAGTATTTGTAAATTATTATTTAGTATTTATAAACTAGTAACAATTTAATAAAGAGAGCGAATGAGTGGCCCGATGTTTTAGGAATCTAGGTGGAATTGGTTAAAACACCCGCCCTACAGCCCGATGTTCACACCGCCGGAGATAATCGGCCGGTTGAGGTAAGGCGTGTTTTTGTCCTGCAGTACATCGTAGAGGATCATCAGGGTGATGGCGGAATTACCGCCTACGGGCTGGGAGTAGCCGCCGCCCAGCAAGAGGCTCGGCGCGCCGTAACGTTCTTTGTATTCCCTGCGCGGTTCATACTCCGTTATTTTCGCAGAAATGGCGTTGTACTCCGGCTGGGCATGAATGAAGAATTGTTCGAAGGGATAAAACCGGCCCCACAGACCGCCGCCGAACATCGTGTAATTATTGCGGGCGATGACATTATTGTTATAACCATAGCTTTTCCCGGAAGAGTACTGGGCATTGATATTCACACCGGCCGCGATTTTCGGGGAAAAGCGGTACCCGATCATAGGGGAAATGTTCACAAACGTATAGTCTCCGAAAGCCACGCCCAACGCTCCACCCACGATGATATTCCGGGGATTGAAACCTTTCTCGGGTTCCTGGTACGTTTGCGCTTCATTCATTTCCTGCGCAAATGCGGATTGTGCGAGAACAAGCAATATAACTGCAGAGAATATACGTTTCATGGGCATAACTGAACTGGTTAGCAGCGAAATTATCTGATTTTTGCCGTTCCACCGCGCATATTAACGTTTCTTTAAGGTGCTTAGAAAGATGGGCAGAGCGTGTGTTTCCTGGCATTGCCGAAGCTGCGGTTCGGGTACAGCCCGACATATAGCAGACTCAGTTCGTACGCACCCTGCCGGCTGTTGGAAATGGCCAGCGAGCTGGAGGTCACGTCGTAGTTAAACATCAGCCTGAAGTTATTCATCTGGTACCCCACCAGGAAAGCGAACGCGTCGTTGATGCGATAGTAGGCGCCGCCAAACACCTGCTTGGCCCCGTGGTCCGCGAGGTTGTAAGCCGCGTAAGCGCCCACCATGGTTTCTGTGGCGGAGGCCTGCCGGGCGTAATACGCGCCGGGGTTGACGATCACATTATCCGAAACCTTCAGGCTGGCATTGAGGAAACCGATGTACCGGCGCTCTACCTGGTTGTTGCCGGAATAAAATGTTTCGCGGGGCTCATTGACGTGGTGCACGGAAAAACCACCATTGATGTATATTTCTTCCGTCGGGAAATAAGCATAGTTCATGCCCACCTGCATATCGAGATAACCCACGGACGCCTGCGTGATCGGCTCGCCGGAAAACATCTGCGAGTCGAAAAACTGGCCGTTCCATTGCGTGCCGAAAGTAAGCTTGTTCAGGTCCACCCTTTTATCTGCATACCCGACATTGAAGCCGGCCGATAACAGGCTGCTCTGCCCCAGCAGCTGGTGATAGGCCACGGAACCGTAAGCCTTGGTAGAGGTAAGGTTGCCGCTGCCGGCCACATCCCGCAACAGCATACCGCCTACGCCCACCCAACCATAGGTGAGCCGCTCGCGGAACAGCTGGAAGTCGCCGAAGGCCGACATCGTTTTATACGGTACCGGTATCGTTGCCCACTGGTTGCGGTAATTGATGCCGATGCGATAGTTGCCGTCCGGAATAAACCCGGTGTTGGCGGGGTTGGTCGACAACGGGGAGTTGAAGAACTGCGAAAAATGCAGGTCCTGCGCGGCGGCCGGAACAGCCGCTGCCATGCAACATAAAATGGTGATCTGTTTCAATGTCTTTCTCATAATCCCTCCATGCTTATCTTAACAATGTTACATTCCCCGTTTTCTGCACCCGGTTGCCGTCCGAAAACTCGATATTGAGGACAAAGGCGTATGCATCCATGGGTTGAACGGTGCCGTTAAAACGCCCGTCCCATCCAAGTTTCTGGTCGTTCGACTGGAACATCAGCTGTCCCCAGCGGTTGAACACTTTCATATCGTACTTGACGATACCGAAACCTTTGATTTCCCATTTATCATTGATGCCGTCTCCATTCGGAGAGAAGGCGGTAGGCACATCAAACAGCGGGTTTACAATGGCGCTCACGGTCTGGCAAACAGTGTCCTGGCAGCCGAACCGGGTAGAAGCGATCAGGCACACCTCGTAGGTGCCTGTTTTGAAATACTGGTAAGTGGGGTTCACTTCGGTGGACGTATTGCCGTCGCCAAAGTCCCACCAGTACGAAACGGCGCCGGTGGATTCGTTGGTAAACGTGGTGGGTGTATTTTCCACGGGCTTCATGGGCTGGTAAGAAAATGCGGCCACCGGCGGCGGTAGTATCACGATCTGCATCGTGGTATCGTGCACCCGGTTACAGGTGTTCGGATCATCGGCATGCAGCGTCACCGTCCAGGTGCCGGGCTGTGTAAAGGTATGCACCGGGTAAATATCGGTGGAAGTGGAGCCGTCGTCGCCAAATGTCCAAAGGAAGGTGACGCCGCCGCGGGAAGTATTGTTGATGTGTGCGGTAAAAGGCGCACAGGCACTGTCCGGCAGCTCAAACTGCGCCACCACGTTTTCTGCAACACGCAGCTGGCGGGTAACGGTTTCCGGTGCGTTACAGTAGTTGGTATCGATGAGCGTCAGCGACACGTTGTAAACGCCTTCATTGGCAAACTGGTGCCGCATCGTTCGGTCGTCGGTCGTATCCACGGGTGTGCCGTCTCCAAAATCCCACACGAAAGATTTGCCGGTGAAAGGCTTGCCGGCCGGCGCTACGGAGGTGTTGTCGAATTCGTACAACAGGTCTTCGCAGGGCTGCAGGCGCAGATCGGTATACCCTACCGTGGCCCGGTCGTCTCGGACGCGGATGGGCACAATGGCGGTATCGTAAACGTTACAGCTGGCAGGGTCGAATTTAATGAGGCGTACATTGTAATTGCCGATGTTCGGGTAGGAGTGGCTCACGGTAGGCACCGTAGTGGTCACTTCCGCGGATCCGTCCCCGAAATCCCAGCGCCAGCTTTGTGCGGTTACGTTGGTGGTATCGATAAAGGTGATATCGGCGGGACGGCAATAGTTGCGCCGTCTTTCCTGCGTCGTAAACCCGGCCCGCACCCCGTCGAGGTTGAAAGCTATCTTCAGCGCGCCGAGGTTACAGCCGCGGGGAATGCCGCCGTTGTAAGCGCCGGGCGTTGTGGGGAAGCGCAGCCGTGGCTGGTCAGGGTTCGGACAGGCGGCGCAGATAGCCTGGTAAATCACCCCGTTCTGATCGAAGCGGCTGGTACCGCCGTCCACATGTTCGGCCAGACCGTTGCCGCCGTAGAATGTGCCGTACAGTATGCCCAGCGCGTCGCGCTTCATGACGAAGAAATAAAAATCGCTGCCGTCGGAAGTGGGTTTGCGCGCGTCCGGCGTTACCCGCAGTCCGCCGGTGCCGGAATTACTGAAATCGGTGTTCAGTACGCCACCCCAGCCGGATACATACACGTTCTGGCAACGGTCTACCAGGAATGCCACCGGCGACAGGCTCGGCT encodes:
- a CDS encoding O-methyltransferase; this encodes MEVIPPEIQAFAEKYTTPETDLLYRLHRETYLKVDQPHMLSGHVQGRFLTMVSQMLRPSRILELGTYTGYSAICLAQGLAADGVLHTIDVNEELEDMCARYVAEAGLTGKVVQHIGKAAQIIPQLDEVFDLVFIDADKAGYGAYYDLVWEKLRPGGFILADNILYHGEVILPEPEQSNNARAMVRFAEKAVADDRAETLLLSLRDGVLLIRKK
- a CDS encoding LOG family protein; its protein translation is MNDSLKNLNNRDWTETKAHSSWQIFKIMAEFVDGFEALAKIGPCISIFGSARTREGNPYYDLACEIAKRLAEDGFGIISGGGPGIMEAANKGAQKANGKSVGLNITLPHEQFANTFIDYDKNLNFDYFFVRKVMFAKYSQGFVMMPGGFGTMDEFFEVATLIQTKKMTETPLVLVGRQYWSGLLDWIDEVMMKKESNIHPEDLNLLKVFDTADEVVEYFRIFYTTNKLRPNF
- a CDS encoding sodium:solute symporter, whose translation is MSPGIFLLFIASYFFLLLLVSYFTSRKADTQAYFIGNRNSIWYVVAIGMISDSLSGVTFISVPGKVQTASFSYLQTVLGYVLGYVVIAAVLLPLYYNRNLTSIYSYLRQRFGPASQKTGAVFFILSRLTGSAARLFVIAGVLQLFVFDYYQVPFAVSVFIMIGLMLLYTYRGGIKTLVWTDALQSILQVLAIVIVVVVICQDLQWGPADLVTNIVHNEKSVTFFWDWRAVNFFPKDFFGGMMIAVTMTGLDQNMMQKNLSCRSLGDAKKNIYSFSIMQLVAHVLLMSLGILFYEYMKAHGLHAPLNATGAPATDQVFPMLALHHLGALAAVFFVVGLTASTFSSADSVLTTLTTSFYIDILGYSTDGMTAARKRLKNMIHIGCAVALLLTILLFKAFNQSAMIDTLLFLAALTYGPMLGLFAFGIFNKRAIIDRGAIAVCLAAPVLCFFLKQYSAQWMNGYKFGNELLIVNGLFTYIGLWLISRKAVNPQL
- a CDS encoding TIGR03364 family FAD-dependent oxidoreductase, with the translated sequence MLPQKQADVAVVGAGILGLAMAYHLALQGKSVVVFERSPRALGATVRNFGLVWVIGQQAGQVYERALYGREVWKELAAQTGLSCKETGSLHLAYHRDEVDVLEEFVQTPGIHSSLLTPDAAAGKSGAFKKEGLKAALWSPMEMSVNPREAAAVIAEFLQARHAVQFRFQTAVNHIAMPFIETKNEQWKVEQVYVCSGSDFETLYPASFAAAPITKCKLQMMRTIPQPAGWELGPALSTGLSLIHYASFAHCKSLEALRNRMHDTLPEYVQYGIHLLVSQNGAGELSIGDSHEYGDEVDPFDKELINQLILQYLPNFLQVPTLDIQERWHGVYPKLTNGATELVLQPEKGVTIVNGMGGAGMTLSFGLARDIVAKL
- a CDS encoding PorP/SprF family type IX secretion system membrane protein, which translates into the protein MRKTLKQITILCCMAAAVPAAAQDLHFSQFFNSPLSTNPANTGFIPDGNYRIGINYRNQWATIPVPYKTMSAFGDFQLFRERLTYGWVGVGGMLLRDVAGSGNLTSTKAYGSVAYHQLLGQSSLLSAGFNVGYADKRVDLNKLTFGTQWNGQFFDSQMFSGEPITQASVGYLDMQVGMNYAYFPTEEIYINGGFSVHHVNEPRETFYSGNNQVERRYIGFLNASLKVSDNVIVNPGAYYARQASATETMVGAYAAYNLADHGAKQVFGGAYYRINDAFAFLVGYQMNNFRLMFNYDVTSSSLAISNSRQGAYELSLLYVGLYPNRSFGNARKHTLCPSF